A stretch of DNA from Longimicrobium terrae:
GCGGACATTACGCCCACCGGCTCGCGCGGCGGGCGGAAGTCGGCGAGCGCGTCCGGCGGCAGGATCGCCATCTCCCCCGACGACGGAAGCGTGGCCGCGGGAAGTACGCTTCCCGCCTGCGTCTGCACCGGCGTGCCGAACGCGGCCCGTCCGCCCGCCGAGCCGACTTCGGCGAAGAAAAATTCGGGCACGTCATCACCGCGCGAGGCGAGCCACGCGGCCACGTTCCGCAGTTCCTCCGCCTCGCGCAGCGGCTGAACGCGCAGGCGGTAGATGGACGGGCGCGTCACCGTGCTGAACTCGGCGGTTGTCACCACGCCCAGCCTTCCCTGCCCCGCGCACACGAACCGGAACAGTTCCGCACTCTCGTCCGGCGAGCACCAGCGCGCGGCGCCGTCCGGCGTAACCAGGCGCAGGCGGCGGACGTGGTCGGTTACGGCGCCAGCGCGCGGCGAGCCGGAGCCGAAGCCGCCCGTGGCGATGGTGCCGCCCGCGGTGGCCGAGGCCAGTCCGGAAAGCGCCGGAAGGGTGCGGCCGCGCGCGTGCAGCGCGGGAATCCAGTCGCCCCAGCGCGCGCCCGCGTCCACCTGCACCACGCCGTCGCCGCGCAGCGACCAGCGGGGCGCGCCGCCGGTGGTGCAGAGCAGAATTCCGGGCGAGAGCGCGTTTCCGGCGAACGAGTGCCCGGACCCGCGCACCGCCACCGGGATGTCCGCCGCGCGCGCAAGCCGCAGCACGAGCGACACTTCCGCCTCATCCGCGGCATGCACCACGATGCGCGGCGTGCACGCGTGCAGCCCGCCAAAGTCCGTGGCATAGCGCTCGCGATCCGCGCGAC
This window harbors:
- a CDS encoding FAD-binding oxidoreductase, with translation MEMASAAALMRDLRRGVRAPVQVRRADRERYATDFGGLHACTPRIVVHAADEAEVSLVLRLARAADIPVAVRGSGHSFAGNALSPGILLCTTGGAPRWSLRGDGVVQVDAGARWGDWIPALHARGRTLPALSGLASATAGGTIATGGFGSGSPRAGAVTDHVRRLRLVTPDGAARWCSPDESAELFRFVCAGQGRLGVVTTAEFSTVTRPSIYRLRVQPLREAEELRNVAAWLASRGDDVPEFFFAEVGSAGGRAAFGTPVQTQAGSVLPAATLPSSGEMAILPPDALADFRPPREPVGVMSALRHVWCDYCLPLATADAFLAEVADGVRSGSLAAGLARIYLLYLGAPGAAVAAYDPRGGAEPGPRIGVGVYHTLPASDPAAVEHARWLHRGLLERCIALGGRPYLAGAHEIDPALESRIYGHDARRLAQLRAALDPDGLFGPSL